GAGTCGAACCCAAAAGTTATCTGGTGCTGaatttaagaagaaaagaaaacagcGCCAAGAAAGTGACGAGAAACTACAAAACTGTTTCAAAAAGTGGTTGGTAACAAACTCAGTGGagaaacaaattatttcagAGGATATTTGTATTGAAATTAATGACAATTCAACAGATCCTATAATTGACTTTAATTGAGTTCAGATCATCATTTGGAAGTAATCGAAGAGGAGATTTTCATCAGCCAAAGTCAAGAAGAGTTTTGCACAACTGATTCAGAACCAACCAGGGAAGATGAAAATGCCTAGCTTTCAGGCCCAGCTGAAATGGACGAGGATGAACTTCATTCAGAAATCTCAGAAATTCCAGTGGCCTCGGAAGAAAATTTTCAACATAGGGATCCAGCAATATGGCCTAAAATAACGGACAAAACAAGATGCTTTTTGATTGAGCATAGGCCAGAGCAAGACAAAAGAGAATTTTTCCCAAACACGCTGTGTGATTTTGACAACAGAATGCGACACTTCAGCTCAAAATGGTATGAAAAAATTCATCCCAATGGTAAAAAATTTGTTCGCACTTGGCTGCagtacagcaaaaaaaaagattctttattttgtttttgctgtttgttatttttaacaagaaaaaccAACAATTTCTCAGAAATTTCTAAAGGGTTTTGTGTCTGGAAAAAACTAAACCCAAGAATTCCTGAGCATGAAAACAACAATGAACACCAAAGATGCTATTCTGATcgaaaaatcttgaaaaaaacctCAAGGAAGGAAAGACCCTGAATTCTGATCTGTAAAGAGTTATTAGTGGAGAGATGAAAAAGCGGAGAGATATCTTAAAAGTGATTGTTGATGCAATTTTGTTCTGTGCCAAGAACAATCTTGCCCTTCGGGGAACAACAGAAAACATCGGTCAACAAAACAGTGGCATTTTTCTGAGCTTAATTGAGTTGATTAGCCATTATTATTCTTTAGTGGCTGAACACATTGCGTccgttaaagcaaaaaaaaccaCAACATCCTACTTTTCTCCTTGAATTCAAAATGAGCTGATTGAGTTACTGATTGAGTAAGCAGGAAAGAAATTTTGTCAAACATCAAAGAACCTAAATACTACTCTGTTCTGTTTGACTGCACTTCAGATACCTCCCACAAAGAGCAGATGACTCAGATCATCAGGTATGTCCGCATCAGTGATGAAACCTGCACAATTAAGGAAAGCTTTGTGGACTTCATTGAATCTCACCAAAAAACCGGAAAAGGTCTTGCAACAGAGATAAGTGAAAAATTGGAGAAGGATGGTCTAAGCATTTCCGATTGCCGGGGCCAAGGCTATGACAATGGAGCCAATATGTCTGGAAAATATAATGGCGTCAAAGCTCACATCCACTCTCTTAATGAGTCAGCAAGATTTGTTCCATGCGCAGCTCACACTTTAAATCTTGTTGGTGTTCATGCTGCTGAGGTTTCCCCACTCATGATTACGTTTTTTGGAAAGGTTCAAGccatctttaactttttttcaagctTCACGTCAAGATGGGAAAAACTGATGAAATCAAATAGAGTGGCGGTTTGAGGCTGATGTCTGCTGTATCCTCTGATTTTGGCTACCTCAGTGGGCATTCACTTTCTAAAAGTTCAGTGGATGAACTCAAGAAAAAAGCTGCAAATTTATCTTAAATTGACAAGGCAGATTTACATTCTTCCGATTTCCAGTCAGAAATGGCAAGCTTTAAATATCAAGCTGCCGCAATGATAGACAACTTTGAAAAATCTAGCCCGATCGAAATTTTGCAGCTCATTCATAAATATTCTTTGACCGATGCTTATCCCAACACAACAATTGCTATTCGCATCTTCCTCACCATACCAGTCACAGTTGCTACGTGTGAGAGAAGTTTCAGTAAACTTAAGCTCATAAAACACTATATGAGGTCAACAATTGGCCAAGAACGTTTGTCTAGTTTGGCTATGATTTCAATTGAAAATGAAGTGGCAAACAACATTGATTTTGATGATGTCATTAGTGAATTTGCCTCAAGAAAAGCCAGAAAAGTGGCATTGAACTAAAGTTTGTGCAACCTTAATGAcaaattttacttataacttGATGTGATAAATTTTGTGatcaataaatcatttttttcgtttaattttcttcttttttttttaaggagggggagggggaaggGAGGGGAAGAGGGGGcgcaattttcttttcttgccCGAAGCGCAAAATTGGCTCGGTACGGCCctgcttatatttatatatatatttaaaatatcttgtaatttgttttaatcttatatttaattgatattgATTGTAAAATATAAGTCTTCTGATTGCTTCAGTCAATTTGTTACGttaaaaattgtgtaaaaaaattttttattgacaaaaaaaaaattaaaaaaattaaaaaaaaaaataggcctAAAACACTATCTTGTGATACTCCTGTTGACAATCTAGATTTTGTTAACCCTATAGAAACAAAAGCTATTTAGATTTCATATGGGTGCAGATAGGTGagtttaaatactgtttgtCCTGATTTTTTGGGAATTGGTGTAATTTGAGCAACATTGAATGAGACTAAGAAAATTCCAGATTTGAATGAGAGGTCAGCGAGATAagctaatattaaataattctgAGCATGGTTTAAGAATGTTTGTTGGAATAATATTGAGTGGCAATGTCTTAGGTTTGAGAGTTTTGATTAGATGCGAAACATCAGTAGAAGTGAGTGtacaaaatgttgtaaaaatatcaaCAGGGGGAGATTATtccataataaaattatataaagataatttGAACTAAGTGTTTCTTTGGCCATAACCCATGTTTTTCTTAAATACCATGagctaaataaagttttttcttataataataacatctGAACTAGTGAATTGCTTTAGATGCCTCTCGGCATGCGGTTcgatatagttttttatttgataaattacCAGTTTTTCTATAACGACGCTCCAGTTTACGACGTAGGCTTTTTTTAATCTTCGCATCAGAagataacaatttattattacgCTTGctaattgaatattttcaaattggTGCCAAATTATCAAGAACAGTTGTTACATTTGCTCTTATTTGCTGAGCATAATCATCCACATTAGTTTCAGGTAATAAACAGCATGACGTCAATtgcattttttctataaaacttgttaagttttgttttttctaaattttgtttcGAAAACCaaacagttttactttttaaaaatggatgtTGAAGTGCTACGCGGACAAATTAGTGATTCGAAATACCCTATTCTAACCAGGACCGTCCCAAGCAGGGTGTGTTCCTACCCCACCCCTCCAAAGCtattatatatgcatttgagttggcacattTGGCATTACAGTTGGCAAGTTTTGAAGTAtagttatacatatatatatatatatatatatatatatatatatatatatatatatatatatgtatatatatatatatatatttatgtatatacatattaaataaattttgtggacgccaagaaattttattgagatttctttttatatcgCAATTctcattttaaagttatgaaagttttaaaataattttatttataatagcaatggaaaaaagtatattttgttttagttaaatttagtgACAATTTGTTTGCACTAAACCGTTAAGCAAGAATTAAGAgttctatataaatatactttttttatcattgctatttttacttttttttttttttaccaccaAAGTATCTGAGAGAAGATCCTAATGATCTTATCGTCAGtacctttttttcaaaaacaacatttattacaGTACCAGAAAgaaaatatacttataatataaatatacacactgtatcataaaacttaattatatattgtataacttttgataACTACGTTATCAAAAGTattcaataacattttcaattgagagaatgaagtttttaatttatttttgaagactGAAAAAGCAATcgataaatcaaaatttggtaaggggccatccataaagtacgtacgcagtaaaAGTACTCTCCTGCGTACGTACGCATTATTTATTCCAAAATAAAGCCCCCCTTCCTGaatgcataactttttttttttagttatttaggtgctcttAGAAGTCctaatggtcttatcacagagcaccgccaCAAGAAGAATATCATTTATTAAGTTAGCTCTCAGTTTCCAACTTCACCGATAACGCTTATTTGCTTCGAGCGTGGATCGAACCCGCAATCCTTGGCTTACGAGTCCaatgctctaaccactgcgccacggctgctataaaacattaaaaaccaaaaaatatctAGTTATTTCGACATTTCTCTGTACTTAAATAAAAACCGggaagttaataataaaaataaagaataatattataaaaaaggatTCTTGCGagtatgttatattttatatttccacAAATGGTGACTTAAATAAGTCAAACATGTTATCAAATACAGGCATAAACTCAGCTTCCACACTTTTATCGACAACCTCCTCACtgacatttttacttttattaatatattcacTTTCACTTACACTCTCCTTACTCTCCAATtcaatcgtttttttttttgttttttatgtgcCTTTTTATGCCGTTTCATTGCAGCCTCACTTGGCCAGTATTTATTGCAGTTAACGCAAACTCCGTTTGATAGCTTTTCTTTCATCGATGGGCAATACAGATCAAAtggtattattttgtattttaattcttCTGTAGGTATATCATGTAGCAAAAGGCGATGTGTCAGTGGTGCAAATGTTGACTGGTTTGatacgtttttaaaatatgtagaCGGCTCTATTGCTTTATAACCATTCTCGCAGTATTCGTAAATGGCTGGAAATGGAATGAAATGTTGGGGGAGGTTTTCATCCAGTTTGTTTGAAATGGTGTGCAGCATGACTTGTCTTGGCATTTTACGATTTGAAGGCTATATCGCGATTGCTGACAATGTTTTTCTACCCAAACAGGATCAGGAGTAGGTGGTTCATTTGCTTTTTCAACTGGTACAGCCTGGCAATGAACAGGATACCCATCAATGACTGTTTTCTCCCAAACTTGGGCTAAAACGGTAGCCGCTTTTTGAAAGTTCTCTAGCTCCAATTTTTAGTCGATTGTTTTTTCTGAAGAATCAAGGTGGTTGCCATAATAATCATGAGGAAGAATTATTCCAGCCAAATCATGAGAAAGAGGTGCCACTCTTCTTTCGAAGGGTTTAAAGACTGAAAGCCCAGCTGCATTTACACGAAGGTACAAACCACTCCTACTCAAGGTAAAGCCTACTTTTGTCAACTCTGTCTGAAGGTCATCCAAAGTGGAGACGCTACGAAGGCAGTTTATTCTTCGACGTTCCTCAGCTGCTGATGAGTTCtgcacaatttttataattgttgatAAAAGCTCTGATTGATCAACTTCAAGACGCGGTCGTCCAGGATTGGTTTCGAATAAACTGTTTCAAGGCACTTGACGCTTCAGGGTTGTTCTGACACACAGTTTCGATACTCTCTTTAAGTTTTTGTCTTCGTTTTCTTTGACGAGCCGATTCACAAATCaatctgaaaacaaaatttctgaaaatctttgattttattataaaaatttctatacttAAGGTTTTGCGAACTTTGCTGATGTTGCAAAAGAAAAAGTACGCAAGTTCTCATTTCAAACTAGAAATTATTAGTGACAAAAAGGTTATGAAAATTtctgtctaaaaaatttttgtttggcCAAGACGCTTTTCTATACGCACAATTAAGCGCTGTTTGATATATCTCTTGATATTTACTAGAAACCTGATAGTTAGACATTATAAAACgaaatgtttaataaagaaattatatacaattaaattATCTTACCTGtccaattttgtatttttttttcttatgctTTATTATGCTCGATTTATTTTGGATATAGAAAATAGGTCTAGTGGCTAATGACAAATAAGTTTATGTGACTGCTCTATAGTCATATGATATAGTTTGATTTATAATTTGATTGAACTCaatatatagaaaatgttttaaagtattacAGAAATTAGCTTACCAAGTTCAATGCTTGCCGGCTCATTCATAGTTGCATTTAGAGAACTTGGCGTTTCGTTTGATGAAGACGGCATTGGatgaatatctttttttttttttgctaggTGGTGAAAAGGCATTTCCCCAGAATTACATAATTGATCCTTTCGATTTTGTTGCTTTCACTTTTAACtcgtttacttttttttcatataaggattgatcattttttactacattcCACAACTCCTATGCGTGATGATATTGCTTTTGTTTTTCAAGCGTTGAATACGCTTTTTTATACAACTCAATGAATAGAAGATATTTTTTCTCATTCTCTACAAATCCGTGCGGCATCTTGgtaattagaaatatatatttttttctttctaatttggTGTTTTCAGTTTTCGAATAGAAtgaagtttttattgttatcgtTTTGCTTTTAACTCAAATTAATTGCTCCTGCTCGCATAATAAAATGTATTGGTTTCTATCtgcattaaaataactattttttgcaattatagTCATCgtttttttaagagaaaagtatttttgctttaaaacttttttttaaattcttaaaattcatttaaaaatttttaaggtttttaaggtggttcacctataaaaaaaatttttttgataaaaataagctctaccaagataatttttttttatataataaaataaatattgaagaattgaaaaaaaaaagttgaaagtaATTTGCCTcgattatttatacttttttgtacactttagtgaaaaaaaataaaaatttcatcacAGGACaactaaaaatgtttacattagaTAATGCCAAAAATTTACAAACTGGTTCTAAACTACCTTATATCTCATTTGTgccatggtttttaaaaatacatgctCCTGtgtgatattattattttttttaaagattgcactaaatatcaacattattgCGTGTTACattgcataaaaataatatttttatgcaatGTAATAAATCTATGGCATAAATGAATCTCTTAACTATAATGAACAAACTGTGAAATTTTCAAGTCAAAAGCAGgtgtttaactaaaattacaatgttttgaactttgaaaaattgtaaaaactaaaaatcaagtaagtcaagttttaaaattatttttatagttttagaCAATTACAAGTTGAACAAACGCATCAAAAACCCCCCAGCTTCATATCCCAGTTGTTCCTTTTGGTTTTCAATATCAAGATaccctttttttattgttcttaaaGTTTTCCTACGCTCTTTAACAGGTTGGCGAGATTTGTGTTCCATACGTGTTATTCAAAGAATATCTTGTTTCTGAGTTTTAGCGGCTGTTACAAAACCATCACATCCAAATGATGATAAAACTTCTCTAATACTAATACCATTTCCTCCatcattaaaatgtaaaactgcAGAGTATACTGCCATTTCAAAAACCTCTCTGGTAACAAAAACTGATTTTGGACACTTTTGCCACGCTAATGAATTAAGACATTCATTAGCATTTTGAGTTTCCCCATGGAGACATTTTAATAACAAGGTATCAGCAGATAAATCAAAGAATATAGGCTTAATTATATCATGAATCCACTTTGGTAGtgatattatgtttttatagaaAGAAGTTCCTTTGATTTTATCATATTGCCACTTACACCATGTGTTTTCAGACCGTGGGCAAAATGAATGTCTAAAGTTTTGATCCGGAAACTCCGAGTGAAAAAGAATAGCAAAAACTCTTCATAGCATAGacattacttaaattttttcttatggCAAGACCATAATAATTTTGCATACTGTTTATAGAAGACTCAGTCAATTTATTTCTACCATGAATTGGGGTCTTCGTACTTTTATATGACTGTACAATTCTGCGCAATCGTGATCCCATTCGCTTTTGAGCATGTCCTACACATTCAAGTTTTTCTGGTGTTATACTGTAAGACTTGTATGGCTGAGAATCAATAACTTCTTTATAAGAACTTGAATCGCCATCTCCAAGATATCTACCATAAATGATGCTATAATTTTCAATGGAACGACTGAAAATGTTTATCGCACCAGCACTTTCCATAGAACAAGAAGATTTTAAAGGATTGATTGAACAACTATGAGATAGTTtccaagttttatattttaaagaaccTTTACGACTCTCCCATATTTTACATCCCCGACAAAACTTAGAAAGTACTTCTACATCAACACATTTGTCTGCAATGATTCCAGACACGTAACCATTTAATGAAACATATCCTCTTTTTTGCCAAGCACCATCAATTTTAATACATCTTCTTATTGGTTCATTATTAAAGTCTATATCCTTACAAGCTGCATTTTTCATGGATACAATGGCTACATTTTTACATTcctttgcaacttttttttgtaagtaaTTAAATGAATTGTTTGTCATACTAAACATATTCatacattttgtaaatttctCCATTCCACTGAAACCTTTTCCTATCTCACGAAAAGCAACAACAGCACGTAGGTTTGCTTCAAACACAGTTTTTCCTTTAGACTTATCTGTAGTTGAACACTTCAATGATGTCTATGAAGACTCATTCCAATCACAACAAATACaactaattttgaataaatgacAAAAACCCTTTTGAGATG
This Hydra vulgaris chromosome 04, alternate assembly HydraT2T_AEP DNA region includes the following protein-coding sequences:
- the LOC136079144 gene encoding zinc finger MYM-type protein 5-like, yielding MDEDELHSEISEIPVASEENFQHRDPAIWPKITDKTRCFLIEHRPEQDKREFFPNTLCDFDNRMRHFSSKWYEKIHPNGKKFVRTWLQYSKKKDSLFCFCCLLFLTRKTNNFSEISKGFCVWKKLNPRIPEHENNNEHQRCYSDRKILKKTSRKERP